The Candidatus Bathyarchaeota archaeon genome contains the following window.
ATTAATAAATCGAAGTCAACTAGATGTCCATCGAAAGTCGGTCCATCTACACAAGCAAATTTAGTTTTTCCTCCGACTAAAACTCTACAAGTACCACACATCCCGGTTGCATCAACCATTATTGAATTTAAACTGACAAGTGTTTTAATGCCATATGGACGAGTTATTTCTGTAACTTTTTTCATCATAATGGCCGGTCCAACTACAAATACTAAATCTATCTTAATACCATCGATTAATTTCTTTAATAAATCCGTGACAAATCCATGGTGACCTTTAGAACCATCATCAGTTGATATGTAAATCTCATCGCTTACACTAGCCATCTCCTCTTCCAAAATAAGGAGTTCCTTGCTTCTAGCCCCTATTATACTTATTACTTTACACCCAACTTCTTTGAGCGCTTTAGTTTCTGGGTAAGCTTCAGTAATTCCTATTCCGCCACCGACAATAACTACTGTGCCAAAATTAGCAATCTCAGTGGGTTTTCCCAAAGGGCCAACTAAATCGAGTATAAAATCACCTTTTTGGAGTTTGCCGAGTTGTTTAGTAGTCTTTCCTACTTCTTGAAATATTATTGTAATGATTCCTTTTTCCCCATCCTTTTCTACGATCGTTAATGGTATCCTCTCTCCCTTTTCATGCGCCCTTATAACAAGAAACTGTCCTGGCCTGCTTTTTTTAGCAACTAACGGTGCATTGATTTTAAACAACTTAATATCGGAGGCCAGTTCTGTTCTCTCTTCTATTCTATACATTCCATCAATCACAAACAGCTTTTTGCTTCGGAAGATAGGAGATTCTCGATAATTAATGTTTATTTGGATTAAATATTATGAAAAATATCAAGGTCTCATGAAGCATCAATTTATTCAACCGTCTTTTTTTTATATGGTTAAATTTTTACTTATAATTTGTACATTTTTAGCACTTTTAATTAATTTTATTATTGAAATTGTATAAACATTATTTCAAATTTTATAATTGTATCTTATATATCGTCCTTTCGGTAAAGGAGTTATGTTCAATATTAGATGAGCTGATTCAAGTGATTAATTTAAATCCATTTGAAACTGCACAAAAACAAATAGATCAATGTGCAGAAATTTTAAAATTGGATTCTAGCGTACATGCGATGCTTCGAGTCCCACAGCGAGAGCTTCATGTATCAATACCAGTTCGTATGGATGATGATTCGATCAAAGTTTTTCATGGATTTAGAGTGCAATATAATGATGCGAAGGGACCCACAAAGGGAGGAATTCGATTTCATCCTGAAGAAACAGTGGATACTGTGAGGGCACTTGCTGCGTGGATGACATGGAAATGTTCTCTACTTGACTTACCTCTAGGTGGAGCTAAAGGCGGGGTTATTTGCAATCCCAAAAAGATGTCTAAAAATGAGTTGGAGAGATTAAGCAGAGCATATATAGATCAAATATGGCAATTTATTGGTCCAGAAAAAGATATTCCCGCTCCAGATGTATATACGAACTCTCAGATAATGTCT
Protein-coding sequences here:
- a CDS encoding sulfide/dihydroorotate dehydrogenase-like FAD/NAD-binding protein; the encoded protein is MYRIEERTELASDIKLFKINAPLVAKKSRPGQFLVIRAHEKGERIPLTIVEKDGEKGIITIIFQEVGKTTKQLGKLQKGDFILDLVGPLGKPTEIANFGTVVIVGGGIGITEAYPETKALKEVGCKVISIIGARSKELLILEEEMASVSDEIYISTDDGSKGHHGFVTDLLKKLIDGIKIDLVFVVGPAIMMKKVTEITRPYGIKTLVSLNSIMVDATGMCGTCRVLVGGKTKFACVDGPTFDGHLVDFDLLIKRLNIYLDKEEHSCKLYEQLNN